Below is a window of Dromiciops gliroides isolate mDroGli1 chromosome 5, mDroGli1.pri, whole genome shotgun sequence DNA.
ACCACTCACTCATCCCCTATGTAGTTAGCACTTGGATGGTGCTTTTGTATTTCTCACAGCCCTAAGTACTGggttgggcacatagtaggcacttaataaatatttgttggatgaatGAATTCCTGTCTGGGGAATGAAAAATCCTTGCTGGTTTCAGACTAGGGCAGTGGCTTGATGGAAGTGGTGATTTAGGAagatgggaggggggagattTCAGGAACAAGAGACTGGAAGGAGAAAGCCCATCTTGATGGCTATTGCAATGGTCCGGGTGCCACATGATGAAGGTTGGGGTTAGTGTGGGGAggggcttttttatttttcagtaaatCAGTAAACtatttcttaagcaccttctATGCGGGGTATacttggtggggttttttttgggagggTCAGGGGTGGGAATCAGATTCTTGAATCCATTGGTGCAGGGAGGAAGTGCTTCACTTCCATTACCAAAGACCAGAATCTTTTCTGGAATTCAGTCTGTGACAGTGGCCTGGGGGCATTAAGAGCTTAACTGAGCTGCCCACGGCCTCACTGCCAGTATGTGTTTGAGATAGTACTTGAATAAAGAACTTCTTGACTGAAGCCTCCCCTCTATATTGACCTGTAATCACAAAGCCATGTTTggctgtgccaggcactgtgggtGATACATTGTGTGAAACATGGATTGTGCTCTTCGAGCTCACAGACTAGATCAGAGGACAGAACATAACAGGCATGAGaagctgacaaaaaaaaatacaacaaataaaAGTACAAAATGTCATAAGGCCTAACATGATTTATAGTCAAATGAGTTGCATAGACGATAAGGGCTGTAAGAGTTCAGAAGagggtggagaggaaggaaaaaatggcaGGTTTGGTGACAGATTGGAAATAAAGGttagagaaagatagaaaaagaaaattgcaagATGACTGAAGctgtgaacctgagtgactgagAGGAAGATGGTGTGAGATCAAGTTTGAAGACAGAATGATGAAGTTTGTGGTGGGGAGAGAGCATTAGTTTGAATTTAGACATGTTGAATACCAGATGAAACCAAGGTCTCCCAGATGGGGGAGGTGGTCCAGACTTGGATGTCAGTATAGTGATCAAGAGGAGGAGAGTCTCTTTTGGGGGGTATTCTCTTTCTAGGGCTtaccccttttcctctcttccttcaggaGGACCTTAGCAAGGTGCCCTGGGCTGAGATACAGTCTCGTCTCCTGGCCCTGCAACGTGGTGGGGGCCTTTGTGTGCTGCCACGGCCTTTGACGGAGTTAGATGTTCACCACCGCATCCTGCGCTACCCCAACTACTTGGTGGCCCTGGCCAACAAGGGCCTGTTGCCAGCCCGTTGCCCACTGCCCTGGGGAGGCAGTGCTACTTTCCTCAGCCAGGGACTGGCTCTCAATCTTGATCTGCTCCTTTTCCGTGGTCCAATTTCACTCTTTCGTGGGGGCTGGGCATTGCCCAGTACCTATAAGCGGAGCTGTCAGCGGCGGGCTCTGGCTACTCGTCTTCGCCGGACTCTGCTGCTGTTGGCACTGGCCAATCTGGCTCTTTGTCCACTGGTGCTGGCTTGGCAGGGGTTACATGCCTTCTTCAGCCATGCAGAACTGCTACGCCGGGAGCCTGGGGCATTGGGGATGAGACGCTGGTCCCGCCTGGCCCGCCTACAGCTACGCCATTTTAATGAACTGCCCCATGAGCTTCGTGCCCGTTTGGCCCGAGCCTACCGCCCTGCTGCCCGCTATTTGCGGGCTGCTGCGCCTCCGGCCCCACTGTCAGCCCTATTGGCCCGCCATGCTGGTTTCTTTGCTGGTGCCTTGCTAGCTGTCCTGTTGGTGCTCACTGTGTATGATGAGGATGTGCTGGCTGTGGAACATGTGCTGACTGCCATGACAGGGCTGGGTGTGGCGCTAACTGTGGCCAGGTCAGCAGATGGGGAACCTCTTTCCTCCCTTGGGGAGACACTTTGGTCCCAGTGCAGAAGTTTTCTTTACCCCCATCTTTTTAGATAGTTACCCCAGGGAAAcctgtccatccattcatctcATTCTCTCAACTTGTAAGAGTCGTACAATTTTAGAGCTTGGAAGGGGCTTTGGATACTATCTGATCCAACTTCCCTATTTTAAAGGTagggaaactaagacccaaagagaggaaatgactttctTGCTCATGGCCACAGAGGTAGTCAGTGATAGTGCCAAGATGAGAACATGAATCTCTTGTCTTGAGGGCCAGATCTCTATCCATCATCCCACAGTGCTTCACtttcatagattcatagaatttTGAGCTTGCAGGAACCTAGAAAACGATGTAGgccaatcccctaattttatagaagcGGGAAGTGAGCCTGAGAAATGTAAGGTACTTGTTCAAGGACAAACAGCTAGTTAGGGACAGCCAGGACAAGAAAATGGCTCTCCTGATTTCCAGACAGTGCTTTTCCATCAGCCCCCTTTGCCCCaggcctctcttctcttctctccaggtgCTTCATCCCGGAGGAGGAGCTGTTGGGCCGCTCCCCAAAGTCCCTGCTGCAGGCAGCTCTTGCTCACATGCATTACCTCCCTGAAGAGCCAGGACCAACCCGGGAAGCCAACTCTCACCACCAGATGTCGCAGCTCTTGCAGTACAAGGCTGTGAGTGAAGGCAGCTGGGCTTGGAACTTGGTCAATCCTCAGGGGCCTggtgtgtggtgtggtgtggtgtggtgtggtgtggtgtgtgtgtgtgtgtgtgtgtgtgtgtaattgtgGAGTTGAAGGCCTCTCTGAGGAGCAACTGTGGGACCTCTTTATAAGCATTTCTGAGCATACATCACATCTAGGCTTCTCAGGGGCCCTCTGGCTGGAGAGGAACTTGGGGTCGCTGTGTTCTACTCTGCTGTCTTGGACTAGGTTGGGGAGTTGTTTTATCTATAGAACTTAACCCATTTTCTCCCCAGATGTCCCTTCTAGTGGGAACATTGCTCCTAGCCCCCTTTCCCCACTTTATTTCCCCTAGGTCTCTCTCCTAGAGGAGCTCCTCTCTCCAGTCCTCACACCCCTTGCCCTCCTCTTTTGGTTTCGCCCTCGTGCCCTGGAGTTCATCGACTTTTTTCGGCATTTCACTGTGGATGTGGCTGGGGTTGGGGATGTCTGTTCGTTTGCTCTCATGGATGTGAGGCGCCATGGCCATCCCCAGGTTAGATTTCCCCTCTCTAacacttcttcctttctctctgtagACTTAGGAGATGGGGTTCTTGGCCAAGATGGTATCCATGGGATGGGGAGCAGAATCTAGTCAATTATATTATCTTTAGATATTTTAGGATAGGAGCAGAAGTTCCACgggtgtatgtgtgtgctggGCAGAAGCAAGTTCCATAGTTAGGAGCATGGTGACATAGTGGCATGTAGGACCTATTTAGAGTGAAGTTCTGGCCTCTGTcttaattgtatgaccttgggcaagtggttTAACCTCTTCTAGGACCAACTTCTTCATCTGCATAATAAGAGTGATGATTATGCTAACAGCTACCAACActtggaggcaggtgctattattattatccctgttttacagatgagaaaactgaggcagacaggttaagtgatttgcccaaggtcacatagctggtatctggggctggatctgaacttaggtcttcctgactccaggtctaatgtGTTATCCATTGAGCTATGTAGCTGGATAGTATAGTCATCTTTGCCCAGCCAGCCTACCCTATGAGATTCTGGAAGTGTTTTGGAAAGCACCCGGTAGATTGGCAGTGCAATATAGTGGCGAGAGAGCTGGCCTtccagtcaggaggaccttattCCGCTGCCTCTGACATCTacctgaccctggacaagttgtttaCCCGCTTTGTGTCCCAGACACTGATGGTGGCAGCTTCCTGCCCCCAGCGAAGTCACAGATGTGACAGACAACAGTATTAAGGGTCCTATACATGTAATGGATTATGGTTTTCCTGCAGTGGCTCTCGGCAGGACAGACAGAAGCCTCAGTCTCCCAACGTGCAGAAGGTGGGAAGACAGAGCTTTCCTTGATGCGTTTCTCGCTGGCCCACCCTCGCTGGCGTCCACCTGGGCACAGCTCCCGATTTTTGGAACAACTTCGGGACCGGGTACAACAGGATGCTGCTCTCTGGGCTGCCACTCCAATCCGTTCCCCTCCCACACCTGGTCAAGGTCCCAGCTTTCTAAGTGACTCCACCACATCTTCAGTGAGTGCCTCCCATCCCCATCTTCCTCATCCTGAACTGCCCCCCTCGATCTTCACAGCCAGTGACTGCCCTTTTACCTAGAACCCAGCACCTCGCCTCAACACAACTGGTTCCATTCTTAGGCCTTCTGCCCTTCACCCGGGAGCCTTTGTCAGTCTGCCCTCTCCTGTGGAGATTCTCTGACCTTATCACCCTGCCTCACAAGTACTCCACCTCTTTCCTCTTGCATGTAGCCGGAGGCACTCCTGACCAGCCTGCTGCTACATCCTCTTCTGCCACCCCGGGAATTGAGTCCAGTTGCTCCCTGCCCAGCTGCTGCAACTGCCAGCCTTCTGGCCTCCCTCTCAGGTTCCACGTGCCAGGCTGGCCACGatcagaggtgggggtggggacaaagTGTGGTATGTGTTGGGAGAATCAGGGTGGAAGGATGGGAGAGGCACAGACCTGATATACCTAAGGGAAATTCTCATCTTTTGAGAGGGGTCTGGGGAAGATgagggtggggtgtgtgtggaaGATCTGCCCTCTGGGAAGGATGTGACCAAAAAATAGTCACTCTGGGGAAGTGGGAGCCCATTGGGCTAAGGATGCTGTTTGGAGGGGGCAGAGGGTCTCTCTGACCTGCTGGGCTGCCTATTTCAGTTGTGTATCTCCAGGGGGCCCTGGGCTCCAGAACCCTGCCCTGCTCTCAGAGCTTGCCTCTGCTGAGATGAGTCTTCATGCCATTTACCTGCATCAGGTGAGCTGGGAACAGGCTAACAAAGAAGGGGCTGGGAGTGGGGCAGAAGTGTCCAAAGGAACGTGTGTCTGGTGTGGTGATGGGGGGATTCAGAGCTGCCCTTCCACCCTTAAGTCTCCCTGTAGAAACTGTGGGAGCCTCTGTGCTTGAAGGGTGGGGTCAAGGAAAGAAGCCAAGCAGTGAGGGTGCTCATGCTCTCCTTTCACCACTCAGctccaccagcagcagcagcaagagcaGTGGGGGGAAACTTCAGCCACTCCACTCCCAAGGCTCTGGCCCAGTCCCCAGAGGCCACTCACCCCTGAAGATGAGACCCTGACGTGGCACAGTGATGGTAAGAACCTGGCAATTGAGATGGATTCTTAGGAAGGAGGAAGCatcatgatacagtggaaagaatcagaggatctggg
It encodes the following:
- the ATG9B gene encoding autophagy-related protein 9B, with translation MVRRMGWGGTKGQQERWGELGPGATLLSPLLPTSRCLGPGRGRISVFSMSPTPYTRNSPSLFLTSNSRPLSSARTSGVTQPHISDLSAPETSSPHGESSGTPSSAPSGLRSYSTPCLASVTPLPSQLSLQSSPGLRMGPLIPEQDYERLEDCDPDRDCDNDQDSPLPGDDQEPLLHVPEGLRGSWHHIQNLDSFFTKLYNYHQRNGFACMLLEDTFQLGQFVFVVTFTTFLLRCVDYDVLFANRPVNHTRPSVPGPDRTSGILQGKVTLSDAILPAAQCAQRIRSSSFLIFLLFLASGFWLFRLLRSLCNLLNYWDIRTFYREALHIPPEDLSKVPWAEIQSRLLALQRGGGLCVLPRPLTELDVHHRILRYPNYLVALANKGLLPARCPLPWGGSATFLSQGLALNLDLLLFRGPISLFRGGWALPSTYKRSCQRRALATRLRRTLLLLALANLALCPLVLAWQGLHAFFSHAELLRREPGALGMRRWSRLARLQLRHFNELPHELRARLARAYRPAARYLRAAAPPAPLSALLARHAGFFAGALLAVLLVLTVYDEDVLAVEHVLTAMTGLGVALTVARCFIPEEELLGRSPKSLLQAALAHMHYLPEEPGPTREANSHHQMSQLLQYKAVSLLEELLSPVLTPLALLFWFRPRALEFIDFFRHFTVDVAGVGDVCSFALMDVRRHGHPQWLSAGQTEASVSQRAEGGKTELSLMRFSLAHPRWRPPGHSSRFLEQLRDRVQQDAALWAATPIRSPPTPGQGPSFLSDSTTSSPEALLTSLLLHPLLPPRELSPVAPCPAAATASLLASLSGSTCQAGHDQSCVSPGGPGLQNPALLSELASAEMSLHAIYLHQLHQQQQQEQWGETSATPLPRLWPSPQRPLTPEDETLTWHSDGTSSSSSSPRQQWGPKGARNLPLGGWQEESNIQKGPQLNPSSG